The following DNA comes from Crateriforma spongiae.
TGGTTCGATTCCTGCGTCTTGGGCAGGCGAACCGTCATGCACGTCCAGGATTCGGGCGTCGGGATAAGAATTGTTGCCGGTCACACCGATGACGGGGCGAAAGCCGGGCAGACTGCCCCACGCTTCGCCGGCCATCAAACGGTCCCAGCTGTCTTTGTAGTAGTCGACCGGAACGTGCAAGTTGTCCGCCACGTCGTTGCCGATCCGGCTGTGGATGGCGATCAAGCGGCCTTCGATGTCGAACAATGGACCGCCACTGTCGCCGCCGATCAGAGCGCAATCGGTCAACAGGGATCCCGACTGGATGGCCAAGATTCGGCCGACGCGGGTCACCGTGCCGCGCGACGTGTCGTAGCCGCCGGGATGCCCGGTCGCCACGCACCACATTCCCGGACGCAGACGATCGCTGGTACCCGGTGACGCACAGGGCCACGGCCGGCCGTTGTTCTGGCCGCCATGAATCCGCAGCAATCCGGCGTCGACGTGCCGATTCATTCCCAGGGTCGTGGCCAACACCGTGCGGCCGTCGTCCAACATGATTTCCGCCGTCTTACCCGGCCGCATTGCGACGTGAGCGGCGGTCAGGACCAGACCGCTTTGCGTGATGATCACGCCACAGCCTTGTGCCGGTCCGATTTTCACACCGACGGTGCAGCGGGCACCACGTCGGGCGACCTGTTGGACCTGGTCTTCCAGTTGGCGGAATTCGTCGATCGAATCGGGAACGCCACCGTAACGCAATTCGTCGCGAAGCGGATCCGGGATGGTGACTTTGGTGTCACCGTCATAGTCGTTTTCGATGCGGGCGCTGACCGCCGTGGTCGACGTGGCCAGCGGATTCGCCACGATCGTCTGTCCGGACGCCGCGGATGACGACAGCCAAGTGATGCCCAGTGTCAGCACCAGTGCCAGCCCGGCGGTTCGCTGCCCCGATGGGCGTTCGACTGATCGCGAAGTCCAATTCATTGGTGGATACGATTCCATAATGCCATCGAAGGTCCACTGCGGGACCACGCCAAACCATTCGCCTGAGTGAATCGAAACGTGTAAATCGAAAACAGGGTGGATCGAAAACAGGGTGGATCGAAGTAGGAAGCTCGAAAGCCAAACTGCCGTGCCAAACGGCCCCAGTTTGATCCGCCTTCGGCTGCGGCCTATTGTAGCCGGGCCGACACCGGTGAAACCCCGAAAAACGGCTCGGGGTGTCGCGGCCTGAGCGAATCATGCCTTTTCAGCCCGTCAAACCGCACGGTTTTTCATCAGCCGCGGCGACGGTTTGGAACCCACGGGGCCTGCAGCGACCCGGTTGGGGCGGAAAACGCGACTTCGGGCCGCCCGTCCGGTTTGGGGGCATTTTTTGGCCGATTTCACGACTTTTGTGACCACTGTTTGACGACTTTGATGCCACCCAGTGACCTCGATTCTTGCCGGAACCGGCCGCCTGGTGCCCAGGGAAGCCCTGAAAACCAGCGGACGCTAAATCAACGGACATTGATATTCGGTTGCGGCTATGTCGGACGGCGGGTTGCCCGACTGGCCCAGGCACGTGGCGACCAAGTTTGGGCCACGACGCGGGATCGGCGGAAAGCCGAAGCGATCAAAGAAGCCGGCTGGCGACCACTGATTGCCGATTGGAATCGGTCACCGACGCTACGTGATCTGCCGCCGGTGGACCGGTTGTTGGTCGCGGTCAGCCACGATTCGGCATCCCGGGTCGGACGTTACGAATCGCAGGTTTTGGGGCTGCAGCGTCTGTTGGACGCGATCGCGCCGACCACGCGAGTCGTCTACATCAGCACGACCGGCGTCTATCACCAGCGTGACGGTCGCTGGGTCGACGAAACGTCACCGACGCGGCCGACACGCCCCGGCGGCCAGGCACACTTGATGGCCGAAGAACGGGTTCGCCGCTGGGCAATGCATCGCCGGGCGACAACGCTGCGGCTGGGTGGGATCTATGGTCCCGAACGTGTGCCACGGATCGCCGATGTCCGCGACGGTCGGGTCTTGGCATCGCCGGGCGGCGGGTATCTGAATTTGATCCATGTTGCCGATGCGGCCGCAGCGGTGATGGCGGCTTGGCAGGCGATGGATACGAATGACCCAGAATCGTCCCGCGTCCACTCACATCGGTTGTTCGCCGTTGCCGATGATCGGCCCGTGGTCCGCCGCGAGTTTTATCAGTACATCGCCGATCGTTTGGCCGCGCCGACGCCGCGGTTTGCCGACGGTCAATCCAAAATGTCGGTCCGCAGCAACAGCAACAAACGCGTGTGGAACCGAAGAATGAAACGATGTCTTTTACCTCGACTGGCTTTCCCGACCTATCGCCAGGGGCTGGACGATGTGCTGGATCGTGATCGTCGTGGCGGTTCCCATCGCGGCGCGAATCCTTAGACTCTGCCGACGGTCGATCGTGTGGCAAAGCCGCTCGTTAATCCACGTCGGCGGATCGGGCGTTGCCGGTCCATCGACGCTTATCCTTTTCCCATTACGTTTGCACCTATTCGCCAGGCCGAAACATGCTGCCCCGAAAGCCCCTTTTCCCAGGCATCATTGAACTGAACTTTCAAGCCGGCGAAGTTCTCGGGTGCAACGTGTTCTTGGTCTATGACGCCGACCAGTGGCTGTTGGTCGATATTGGATACGAAGAAACGGTCGACGATTATGTCGAGCTGATTCGTCAGTTGGATTTTCCATTCAGCCAGTGCAAAACGCTGGTGGCCACCCACGCCGATGTGGATCACGTTCAGGGATTGGCCAAAGCCAAGCAGATGTTGCGGACCAGCGTGACCGCGCACCCGGCGGCCGTGGCAACGTTGGAAGCCGGCGATCGGTTGAAGACGATGGCGGAAATCGAAGCCCAAGAATTGCACTTGGACATGCCCAAGGTCACCATCGAACATCAGGTCAATGATGGTGACATCATCACCGTTGGGGATTTGGAGATCGAGGTCTGGCATACGCCCGGACACACCGACAGCCAGTTGTCGTTTCGCGTCGGCGACGTCCTGCTAAGCGGCGACAACATCTATCGCGACGGATGCATCGGCGCGATCGACGCACACCACGGCAGCGACATCGGCGCATTCGTCCGGTCGCTGGAACGCATCCGCAACAGTGACGTCAAATGGCTGGCCCCCAGCCATGGACCGATCTTTCGCAACGATCCCGATTTGTTGGACCGGACGATCCAGCGGGTGCGGGGTTATCTGCAGATGGCCGACTTCGGCACGCTGGCCGAATCATGGCCGTTGATGGACCAGTGGCACGACGAGGTGGCCGCCGGGACGATGCCCGAGGGCCTGCAGCCGCCATCGGCCTAGGTGAATCGCCCAGGGCTTAACCAGGACCGTTGTGGATCATGGTCGCTGTGGACTACAGGCGGCAATTGTGGATCAGCATCTCAAAGATGGCGGACGCACCGATGGACTTCAGCCGGTCCATGACTTCGGCGACTTCGCCGCGACGCACCATGACCTGGACGCTGCACCAGTCGGAATCTTCCAATGAATTGACAGTCGGCGAGTTATAGCCGGGGGTAATCTTTTCGGCTTCGGGCAACTTGGACCGCGGGATGTTGTATTCGACCATCGAATAGTCGCGAGCCAGCACGACGCCTTCCAGTCGCGCGACCAGCCGGTCGGCAGTGTCGGTGTCGCGGCAACGCGGGCCTTGGATCAGCACCGTTTCGTAGGCACCGATTTCTTCCAAGATCCTCAGCCGGTTGGCCGCCAGCGTGCTGCCGGTTTCCACCAGGTCGACGATCGCATCGGCGACGCCCAGTTGGATCATCACTTCCACGCTGCCGGCCAGCGAAACCAGATGCGCTTTGGCGTCGTGTTTGGCCAGATAACGTGCGGTCACCGCCGGAAAGCTGGTGGCGATCCGTTTGCCGTCCAGTTCGGCCGCCGATCGGATCGGCGAATCATCGGGCACACAGAATGCCAGGCGGCAACGCCCGACACCAAAGTTCATTCGCGTCGTCACGTCGGCGTCGGCTTCTTCCACCAAATCGCTGCCGGTCACGCCCATGTCGATTGCGCCTTCGGCACACAGCGTGGGGATGTCATCGGTCCGCAAGAAGATCAGATCGATCGGCAACCCCGCCACGCGTGCGAACAGCCCGCGGTTTTGACGGCGGAATCGCAGCCCGGCTTGGGTCAGCAGGTCTTCGGCCAGTTCACTCAAGCGGCCTTTACTGGGAATGCCGATGCGAAGGGTGTCGGTGGACAGGGACGCGGACACGATGCGGGGTTCTCCGTGATGGGTCGGGTGAGTTGCGTTCGCCGAGGTGAAATGCGTGTTTTGGGTATCGTGGTTGGACCGTCAGCCCGTCGGCGACGGTCATTCTTTGGGCGGGCGACTGGCCTTTTCGACCAGCCCCGATGTGCCTTCGCGACGGGCCAATTCAGCCGCGACTTCGGCGATGTCGACGCGTTTGTGGGCCAGCAAAACCAGGGTGTGGTAGATCAAATCGCCGGCTTCGTAGATGAAGTGATTGCGTCCTTCGTCGCCGGGTTCGTCTGCGGCTTCGACCAATTCACCGGCTTCCTCCAGAATCTTCTTGCCGATCTTTTCGGTCCCACCCCGCATCAGCTTGGTGGTGTACGAACCTTCGGGCATGGTTTCAGCCCGCTCGGCCAAAGTGGCCATCAGTCGAGCGATCGGATCCAGCGATTCCGGCATCAAAAGGGTCCCGCGGCGTGGGGAAAATCATGAAAATGGACCGTTGTGGCCCGTGAATCCTAGACACCACATTCCGGATTGCCAACGAGCGGGGAAATGGCCGTTGCCGCCGCGCGGAGTGTTTCGCTAATGTCGGCCTGAAAATCCTGTCGATCCGTCACGGCCGATCCGGCCCGACCCGGTCGACCGGCCCCCCACCGTTGACGCAAGGAAGCGCCACGTGAACGCCATGCCGGCCCCCAAGCCTCGCCCGTCAGGTCTGGACGACACGTCCGCCAGCGCCCCCGTCGCGCCCGCGGCGGATCCACGTTCGATTGACCCGCGTTTGGGCGACACGATCGATGTCCCACCGGAAACCCCGTTGGAACGTTTGCGTTGTCTTCGCGATACGGTTCTGGCCGAATCTGAGGCACTGCGGCAGACCGCCCAAACGTTGTCGGCCGACGCCGTCCGCGCGGCCGAACTGACCGCCGATTGCCGGGGCAGCGTGATCGTCACGGGCATCGGCAAAGCCGGCTGGATCGGTCAAAAGATCGCCGCCACCCTGGCCAGCGTCGGCACCCCCGCCCACTTTCTGCATCCGAGCGAAGCCGTCCACGGCGACCTGGGCCGCGTCCGAAAAGACGACCTGGTTTGGGCGTTTTCCAATTCCGGTCGCAGCGAAGAAGTCCTTGCGATCGCCGCACATTTGCGACAGTACAGCCACGGGCTGGTCGCCATCACCGCCGACGCGGACAACCCTCTGGCCGCCGCTGCCGATT
Coding sequences within:
- the hisG gene encoding ATP phosphoribosyltransferase, which encodes MSASLSTDTLRIGIPSKGRLSELAEDLLTQAGLRFRRQNRGLFARVAGLPIDLIFLRTDDIPTLCAEGAIDMGVTGSDLVEEADADVTTRMNFGVGRCRLAFCVPDDSPIRSAAELDGKRIATSFPAVTARYLAKHDAKAHLVSLAGSVEVMIQLGVADAIVDLVETGSTLAANRLRILEEIGAYETVLIQGPRCRDTDTADRLVARLEGVVLARDYSMVEYNIPRSKLPEAEKITPGYNSPTVNSLEDSDWCSVQVMVRRGEVAEVMDRLKSIGASAIFEMLIHNCRL
- a CDS encoding S1C family serine protease, producing MNWTSRSVERPSGQRTAGLALVLTLGITWLSSSAASGQTIVANPLATSTTAVSARIENDYDGDTKVTIPDPLRDELRYGGVPDSIDEFRQLEDQVQQVARRGARCTVGVKIGPAQGCGVIITQSGLVLTAAHVAMRPGKTAEIMLDDGRTVLATTLGMNRHVDAGLLRIHGGQNNGRPWPCASPGTSDRLRPGMWCVATGHPGGYDTSRGTVTRVGRILAIQSGSLLTDCALIGGDSGGPLFDIEGRLIAIHSRIGNDVADNLHVPVDYYKDSWDRLMAGEAWGSLPGFRPVIGVTGNNSYPDARILDVHDGSPAQDAGIEPGDVITQFGEVSVSNFESLTRAVSNTMPGERVVVWLTRGGTQFKVLLEIGRGEDDD
- a CDS encoding MBL fold metallo-hydrolase encodes the protein MLPRKPLFPGIIELNFQAGEVLGCNVFLVYDADQWLLVDIGYEETVDDYVELIRQLDFPFSQCKTLVATHADVDHVQGLAKAKQMLRTSVTAHPAAVATLEAGDRLKTMAEIEAQELHLDMPKVTIEHQVNDGDIITVGDLEIEVWHTPGHTDSQLSFRVGDVLLSGDNIYRDGCIGAIDAHHGSDIGAFVRSLERIRNSDVKWLAPSHGPIFRNDPDLLDRTIQRVRGYLQMADFGTLAESWPLMDQWHDEVAAGTMPEGLQPPSA
- a CDS encoding phosphoribosyl-ATP diphosphatase, giving the protein MPESLDPIARLMATLAERAETMPEGSYTTKLMRGGTEKIGKKILEEAGELVEAADEPGDEGRNHFIYEAGDLIYHTLVLLAHKRVDIAEVAAELARREGTSGLVEKASRPPKE
- a CDS encoding NAD-dependent epimerase/dehydratase family protein; translation: MPPSDLDSCRNRPPGAQGSPENQRTLNQRTLIFGCGYVGRRVARLAQARGDQVWATTRDRRKAEAIKEAGWRPLIADWNRSPTLRDLPPVDRLLVAVSHDSASRVGRYESQVLGLQRLLDAIAPTTRVVYISTTGVYHQRDGRWVDETSPTRPTRPGGQAHLMAEERVRRWAMHRRATTLRLGGIYGPERVPRIADVRDGRVLASPGGGYLNLIHVADAAAAVMAAWQAMDTNDPESSRVHSHRLFAVADDRPVVRREFYQYIADRLAAPTPRFADGQSKMSVRSNSNKRVWNRRMKRCLLPRLAFPTYRQGLDDVLDRDRRGGSHRGANP